GTCGGCGTCGACTCGATCTCCGCCGGTGCGTCGACCTCCTCGAGCGTGCCGAGCAACTGCGCTCGCGGGGGTTTCTGGGCTGCACCACAGTCGTAGATCGTCAGCAGGCCGCGGTCGTCCTCGTCGTCGGGTTCCTCGCGGTCGTAGACGACGACGTGGGCATGATTCGGGAGTTTCCACTCGCCGTCCGATTTCTGGGGAAGGTGGTTCATCGCTGCTCGAACCGGTGGAGTACGATCTCGCTGTCGTCGTCCCACTCGAAGTTCTCGTGAGCGCGCTCGAGCAGTTGCCGGTAGGCCTCGAGGTCGTCCATCCCCTCGGCCTGGGCGTCCTCGTCGGTCAGATCGCCGAGCGTTCGGTCGGACACTTCCCGGACCTCGAAGGTCGTGTTCTCGATGGTGAACGTGTCGCCCTCGTCGGCGTACTGGTGGCCGCGGTGGATCTGGGTGACCTCACCCTCGAGGGCCTGCTGTTTCATGCGATCGTTCGGGAGGAGTTCGTCGGGTTCGATTTCGCTCATAGTGGTTGGTACGACGCCGCGAGCAAAATCGTTTGGTCCGATACTCGTATCAGTACCGGAACCTGTCGTCAAGATTTATGAGACGGTGGAGAAACGTTCGAATATGGTCCTCCAGTCCGTGTTCGCCCGGTTTCGGACCGGGTTCGCGATCGCGAAAGCGTCGTTCGGCGTCCTCCGACGGGAGAAGTGGTTGCTCGTCTTCCCGATACTGTACGGAGCCGTCGTGGTCGTCGGGATCGTGGGGCTGATCGCCGGACTTGCCGCCGTCCTGTTCGGGTCCGCGATCGGGCTCGCGGCCGTCGACGGCGTGGTCGAGGGAGTCGACGGTGCCGGCGAAACCGTCCTCACTGCGATCGGCGTCGTCGGCTCCTTCGTCTTCCTGTTCGTCGCGACGGCGGTTGCGACGTTCTTCAGCGCCGCGCTCGTCCACGCGACCGGTAAACTGTTCGCCGGGGAGTCGACGAGCATCCGCGACGGGCTCGCGGGAGCGTGGCAGTCGAAACGAACGATCCTCGCGTGGGGCGTCGTCGGCGCGACCGTCGGTCTCGTCTTCCAGACCCTCGAGAGTCAGGACGGGAAACTCGCCGCGACCGTCAGGGCGATCGCCGGCTTCGCCTGGTTCGCGATGACGTTTTTCATCGTCCCTGTGATCGTCTTCCGGAACGGCGGCGTCCGCGAGTCGATGCGCGACAGCGTCGATCTATTCCGCGAGACGTGGGGCGAGGTCGGCGGGATCAGCCTCGGAATCGGCCTCGTCACGATGGCGGTCGCGATTCCGGTGCTCGCCCTCGGAATCGGGGCACCGGTTTTCTTGCTCGAGTCGCCCGGGGCGGTGCTCCCGTACACGATCGGTCCGACGGTAGTGTTGCTGATCGGCATCGCAATCGTCCACAACGCCGCGACCGCGATTGCGAAGACTGCGCTGTACCGGTACGCCGACGACGGTGAGCTTCCGCCAGCGTTCGACGGGATCGATCCCAGTGAGCTTGCACGGCCCAAACGTACCCCAGGGTCGACGATAGGCGGCGGACCGGGCAACCAACCAGGGAAGATATAGAGCGACTCGTGGTTCCGACGGAAGGGAAGATTCTTCCGACTGCCTGCCGGAGGAATAGCCATGAGCCAGTTTACGGTGACCGGTCAGTTCAAGGCCCGCGACGGTTACGCGGAGTTCGAGAAGACCATCGATGCCGAAAACGAAAACGTCGCCCGCGAACACGTGCTTTCCCAGCTCGGGAGCCAGCACGGACTCAAACGTACCGAGATCGATCTCGAGGAGGTCAGCCAATGAGCCAGCAGCAACTCCAGCAGCTCTCCCAGGAACTCCAGGAGATCCAGCAACAGATCGAAGCCCTCGAGGAGAACGTCGAGTCGATCCAGCAGGAGAAGTTCGAGGTCGACGAGGCGGTCGAGGCCCTCGAGACCCTCGAGACGGGCTCGACGGTGCAGGTGCCGATCGGCGGCGGTGCGTACCTCCGTGCCACGATCGAGGACATCGACGAGGCGATCGTCGAACTCGGTGCCGACTACGCCGCCGAGTTCGAGGAAGACGACGCCGTCGACGCTCTCGAGAACAAGAAGGAGCACCTCGACGACCGGATCGACGAGGTCAACGAGGAGATCGCCGAACTCGAGAGTGAAAGCGAGAAACTCGAGCAGCAGGCCCAGCAGCTCCAGCAGCAGGCGATGCAACAGCAGATGCAGCAGATGGGCCAGGGACAGGGCCAGAACCCGGACGAATAACACGCCGAATCCGTTCACGCACGCGCAGCGGGACGACTCCCTCTCGCAGTTTCCCACTCGATTTACCCGCCATCCACACCACGATCCATGTTCGATAACCTGAAAGACAAGCTCGGAAGCTTCCGCAAGGACGCCGAAGAAGCCGCCGAAGAGAACGTCGAAGAAGTCGACGAAGAAGAGACGGTCGAAGCCGACGAGCCACCAGAACCGGACGAGCCCGGTGTGGACGGCACGCCGTCCGACGTCAGCGACGCTGGCGCGGCGACCGACGTCGAAACCGCCGAAGCGGGAGCCGAACTCGAGACGGCCGAGACGGAACCGCTCGAGACCGAACCCGAACCGGAACCGGAGACGGACGACGCTGCGACCGGCGTCGACGAACCGGAGCCGACCGAAGAGGGAACGACAGACTCTGTCGAAGACGACGAAGAGAAACCGGCCGAAAGCGAGGATAACAGTACCGGATTCGGCCGGAAAGCCAAGTCCCTCGTCAAAGGGAAGTTCGTCATCGAGGAAGAAGATCTCGAGGACGCACTGCACGAACTCGAGATGGCGTTGCTCTCGAGCGACGTCGAGATGAACGTCGCCGACGAGATTCTGGACAACATCCGTGACGAACTGGTCGGGGAGACCCGGACCTTCACGACTTCGACCGGCGAAGTCGTCGAGGAGGCCCTGCAGGAGGCGATCCACGACGTGATCAGCGTCGGCCAGTTCGACTTCGACGAGCGCATCGCGATCGAGGACAAGCCCATCACCATCGTCTTCACCGGCGTCAACGGCGTCGGCAAGACGACCTCGATCGCGAAGATGAGCCGCTACTTCGAAGAGAGAGGCTTCTCGACCGTGATGGCCAACGGGGACACGTACCGTGCCGGCGCGAACGAGCAGATTCAGGAACACGCCGACGCGCTCGATACGAAACTCATCAGCCACGAGCAAGGTGGCGA
This portion of the Natronobacterium texcoconense genome encodes:
- the ftsY gene encoding signal recognition particle-docking protein FtsY; the protein is MFDNLKDKLGSFRKDAEEAAEENVEEVDEEETVEADEPPEPDEPGVDGTPSDVSDAGAATDVETAEAGAELETAETEPLETEPEPEPETDDAATGVDEPEPTEEGTTDSVEDDEEKPAESEDNSTGFGRKAKSLVKGKFVIEEEDLEDALHELEMALLSSDVEMNVADEILDNIRDELVGETRTFTTSTGEVVEEALQEAIHDVISVGQFDFDERIAIEDKPITIVFTGVNGVGKTTSIAKMSRYFEERGFSTVMANGDTYRAGANEQIQEHADALDTKLISHEQGGDPAAVLYDAVEYAEANDVDVVLGDTAGRLHTDEGLMDQLEKIDRVVDPDMTLFVDEAVAGQDAVNRAREFNNAAEIDGAILTKADADSNGGAAISVAHVTGKPILFLGIGQGYDHLERFDPDQMVERLLEDD
- a CDS encoding DUF6159 family protein, producing MVLQSVFARFRTGFAIAKASFGVLRREKWLLVFPILYGAVVVVGIVGLIAGLAAVLFGSAIGLAAVDGVVEGVDGAGETVLTAIGVVGSFVFLFVATAVATFFSAALVHATGKLFAGESTSIRDGLAGAWQSKRTILAWGVVGATVGLVFQTLESQDGKLAATVRAIAGFAWFAMTFFIVPVIVFRNGGVRESMRDSVDLFRETWGEVGGISLGIGLVTMAVAIPVLALGIGAPVFLLESPGAVLPYTIGPTVVLLIGIAIVHNAATAIAKTALYRYADDGELPPAFDGIDPSELARPKRTPGSTIGGGPGNQPGKI
- the pfdA gene encoding prefoldin subunit alpha, which gives rise to MSQQQLQQLSQELQEIQQQIEALEENVESIQQEKFEVDEAVEALETLETGSTVQVPIGGGAYLRATIEDIDEAIVELGADYAAEFEEDDAVDALENKKEHLDDRIDEVNEEIAELESESEKLEQQAQQLQQQAMQQQMQQMGQGQGQNPDE
- a CDS encoding ASCH domain-containing protein, with the translated sequence MSEIEPDELLPNDRMKQQALEGEVTQIHRGHQYADEGDTFTIENTTFEVREVSDRTLGDLTDEDAQAEGMDDLEAYRQLLERAHENFEWDDDSEIVLHRFEQR
- the rpl18a gene encoding 50S ribosomal protein L18Ae, whose amino-acid sequence is MSQFTVTGQFKARDGYAEFEKTIDAENENVAREHVLSQLGSQHGLKRTEIDLEEVSQ